The following proteins come from a genomic window of Yinghuangia sp. ASG 101:
- a CDS encoding DUF4240 domain-containing protein yields MLDWDEFWELIDLLGGRADDDACERLTEVLATRSKSAIIGFADRLAEALYRLDRADLAALPYIDVTDRQGVPVPMSADGFLYARCGVVAAGRDAYRHVLADATAFCAYTAAEYDGEALLYVAEDAWEELTGRPWEHEEPFDYETGSNPQGWPGLAPT; encoded by the coding sequence GTGCTGGATTGGGATGAATTCTGGGAACTCATCGACCTGCTCGGTGGTCGGGCGGACGATGACGCCTGCGAACGCCTGACCGAAGTGCTCGCCACCCGCTCCAAATCGGCGATCATCGGGTTCGCCGACCGGCTCGCCGAGGCGCTGTACCGCCTGGACCGCGCCGATCTGGCCGCCCTGCCGTACATCGACGTGACCGACCGCCAGGGCGTTCCGGTGCCGATGTCGGCGGACGGCTTCCTCTACGCCCGCTGCGGGGTCGTCGCCGCGGGCCGTGACGCGTACCGGCACGTGCTGGCCGACGCGACCGCGTTCTGCGCGTATACGGCGGCGGAGTACGACGGCGAGGCGCTGCTCTATGTCGCGGAGGACGCCTGGGAGGAACTGACCGGGCGGCCGTGGGAGCACGAGGAGCCGTTCGACTACGAGACCGGTTCGAATCCGCAGGGCTGGCCGGGGCTCGCCCCGACCTGA
- a CDS encoding ABC transporter permease, with protein sequence MTARAPEHPHDGSIALAPVTPLWHGLVAVYRAQLSRTRVSRVPLLFVAVFQSVGIMILMRGVVDTDSDSAREAVVAGSSVLVVAFVALNLLAQHFGALRAANALDYYKTLPVRPAAVVLGMAAAYASFTLPGTVATAAVGALMFQLPLANLWALLVVVPLSGAALAGVGAVCGLLAPRPELATLLGQMGMSAALLLGVIPADRMPWLIELGRDALPSSYGVDAFIATYGTPDWTAFGTNLAVCAGVGVVMLTLSTWAFRRTARG encoded by the coding sequence GTGACGGCGCGCGCTCCCGAACACCCGCACGACGGCTCGATCGCGCTCGCGCCCGTCACACCGCTGTGGCACGGCCTCGTCGCCGTCTACCGCGCCCAGCTCTCCCGTACGAGGGTCTCGCGCGTGCCGCTGCTGTTCGTCGCCGTGTTCCAGTCGGTGGGGATCATGATCCTCATGCGCGGCGTCGTCGACACCGACTCCGACAGCGCCCGCGAGGCGGTCGTCGCCGGGTCCAGCGTGCTGGTCGTCGCGTTCGTCGCGCTCAACCTGCTCGCCCAGCACTTCGGGGCGCTCCGCGCGGCCAACGCGCTCGACTACTACAAGACGCTGCCGGTGCGCCCGGCCGCCGTGGTGCTCGGCATGGCGGCGGCGTACGCCTCCTTCACGCTGCCGGGCACCGTCGCCACGGCGGCCGTCGGCGCGCTCATGTTCCAGCTCCCGCTGGCGAACCTGTGGGCGCTGCTGGTGGTCGTCCCGCTGTCCGGGGCCGCCCTCGCGGGCGTCGGCGCGGTGTGCGGCCTGCTCGCCCCCCGGCCCGAACTGGCCACCCTGCTGGGGCAGATGGGGATGTCGGCGGCGCTGCTCCTGGGCGTCATCCCCGCCGACCGCATGCCCTGGCTGATCGAACTCGGACGCGACGCGCTGCCGTCGTCCTACGGCGTCGACGCGTTCATCGCCACCTACGGCACGCCCGACTGGACCGCCTTCGGGACCAACCTGGCCGTCTGCGCGGGGGTGGGCGTCGTCATGCTCACCCTCTCCACCTGGGCTTTCCGGCGGACCGCACGCGGTTGA
- a CDS encoding LON peptidase substrate-binding domain-containing protein translates to MTDRLPLFPLNSVLYPGLVLPLNVFEERYRRLVRDLLALPDRERRFGVIALRSGREVGALPVDPAEALFPLGCTAEVATMRPHADGRYDIVATGATRFRLLSVDDTGPYLVGEVEFLEEPAGDDAEVLALAVTRAFTDYQRELVEAQGRGPVELPELPDDPVVLSYLVAAAMVLDLTDKQKLLSLDDATVRLRGELGLLRRETALLGHIRALPAVELLRQKAGPN, encoded by the coding sequence GTGACCGACCGGCTTCCGCTTTTCCCGTTGAACTCGGTGCTGTACCCGGGTCTCGTGCTGCCCCTGAATGTCTTCGAGGAGCGCTATCGGCGCCTGGTGCGGGACCTGTTGGCGCTGCCCGACCGGGAGCGCCGGTTCGGCGTGATCGCCCTGCGCAGCGGGCGCGAGGTCGGGGCGCTCCCGGTCGACCCCGCCGAGGCGCTGTTCCCGCTGGGCTGCACCGCCGAGGTCGCGACGATGCGGCCCCACGCGGACGGCCGCTACGACATCGTCGCGACGGGCGCCACGCGGTTCCGGCTGCTCTCGGTCGACGATACCGGGCCGTATCTGGTCGGTGAGGTCGAGTTCCTGGAGGAACCGGCGGGCGACGACGCGGAGGTCCTGGCCCTCGCGGTGACGCGTGCGTTCACCGATTACCAGCGCGAACTGGTCGAAGCGCAGGGACGCGGCCCGGTGGAGCTGCCGGAGTTGCCCGACGATCCGGTGGTGTTGTCGTACCTCGTCGCCGCCGCGATGGTCCTGGATCTGACGGACAAACAGAAACTTTTGTCGCTGGACGACGCCACCGTGCGCCTGCGCGGCGAACTGGGGCTGCTGCGGCGCGAGACCGCCCTGCTGGGCCACATCCGCGCGCTGCCCGCGGTGGAGCTGCTGCGCCAGAAGGCCGGTCCGAACTGA
- the ybaK gene encoding Cys-tRNA(Pro) deacylase gives MARAKSGRGGTGTPATVALTRAGVAFTVHAYDHSPGTASYGEEAAAALGVPAERVFKTLLADIDGALTVAVVPVAGKLDLKALAAAVGGKRAAMADPPTAERATGYVVGGISPLGQKKRLATVVDASARTHETIFVSAGKRGLEVELTPTDLITLTTATTADIGRP, from the coding sequence GTGGCCAGGGCCAAATCCGGTCGCGGCGGGACGGGAACCCCGGCGACGGTCGCGCTGACCCGCGCGGGTGTGGCCTTCACGGTCCACGCGTACGATCACTCCCCCGGCACCGCGTCGTACGGCGAGGAAGCGGCCGCGGCCCTCGGCGTCCCGGCCGAGCGCGTCTTCAAGACCCTCCTCGCCGATATCGACGGAGCCCTGACGGTGGCCGTCGTCCCGGTCGCCGGAAAGCTCGACCTGAAGGCCCTGGCCGCGGCGGTCGGCGGCAAACGCGCCGCGATGGCCGACCCGCCCACCGCCGAACGCGCGACCGGCTACGTCGTCGGCGGCATCTCCCCACTCGGCCAGAAGAAGCGCCTCGCCACGGTCGTCGACGCCTCCGCCCGCACCCACGAAACGATTTTTGTCTCCGCGGGCAAACGCGGCCTGGAAGTCGAACTCACCCCGACCGACCTGATCACCCTGACCACCGCGACCACTGCCGACATCGGGCGGCCCTAG
- a CDS encoding type II toxin-antitoxin system PemK/MazF family toxin, protein MKDDYHPGDIVLVDLEPSVSGQQGGKRPALVLSASSFNNWPIGLVVIVPITSRDTGFAHHVRVGHDGGLDRPSWAMPEYMRSVTQRRIARLIAQADEATLLSVRVWVDRILGR, encoded by the coding sequence TTGAAAGACGACTACCACCCGGGCGACATCGTCCTGGTCGACTTGGAGCCGTCCGTCTCCGGCCAACAAGGCGGCAAACGCCCGGCGCTTGTTCTGTCCGCGTCGTCATTCAACAACTGGCCCATCGGTCTTGTCGTCATCGTGCCGATCACCAGCCGTGACACAGGCTTCGCACACCATGTGCGCGTCGGCCATGACGGCGGATTGGATCGCCCGAGCTGGGCCATGCCGGAATACATGCGCTCTGTCACGCAGCGCCGAATCGCTCGACTCATCGCGCAAGCCGACGAGGCGACGCTCTTGTCGGTGCGCGTGTGGGTGGACCGAATTCTCGGCCGCTGA
- the dnaE gene encoding DNA polymerase III subunit alpha → MSTDSFVHLHVHTEYSMLDGAAKNGKMFAEVERLGMPAVAMSDHGNMFGAYEFFHTSKKHPVKPIIGIEAYVAPSTRHSRKPEFWAGTGTRNTDDAAGEGGKDVSGGGRYTHMTMWARNAGGLRNLFRLSSLASIEGYYMKPRMDRELIAQHADGIIATTGCPSGEVQTRLRLGQYDEAVKAAAAYQDIFGKDNYFLELMDHGLDIERTVREDLLRIAKQLDIPLLATNDSHYVTEDQADAHDNLLCVGVGKNKDDPNRFRFNGSGYYLKSAAEMRSLFGELPAACDNTLAIAERIEPYDEVFTYVDQMPQFDVPEGETQASWLRKECEKGLHLRYGANPPQEMLERLDMELSVISPLGFDSYFLVVADICKYARDNGIPVGPGRGSAAGSLVAYLTRITELDPIEHGLLFERFLNPERVSPPDVDIDFDDRQRDQMVRYVSEKYGAEYTAQVNTFGTIKAKAAVKDAARILGFPFSMGDRITKAMPPDVMGKGVPLADLFNSEHPRYNEGMEIRALYESDPEVKRVVDTGMGIEGLIRGTGVHAAAVILSRTPLLDLIPLHRRDKDGVIITGFSYPQCEEMGLIKMDFLGLRNLGIIDHAIKIIKENRGADVKTEDMPLDDPKTYELLARGDTLGVFQLDGGPMRALLKLMKPTEFADLSAVSALYRPGPMGMNSHINYALRKNGQQPIEPIHPELEEPLNEVLGPTYGLIVYQEQVQLAARVLAGYTLGGADLLRRAMGKKKKEVLDKEFIPFQEGMRKNGYSDEAIQSVWDVLVPFAGYAFNKSHSAAYGLVSYWTAYLKANYPAEYMAALLTSVGDDKDKMGVYLSETRRMGIKVLSPDVNESAVEFTAVGDDIRFGLTAVRNVGANVVESLMKTRKAKGKYTSFQDFLSKVEITVCNKRTIDSLIKAGAFDSLGHTRKSLCAVHENAVDAVIGLKRQEANGQFDLFGGGGGDEPEDKPAVGLDFKLSDDEWSRKQLLSTEREMLGLYISSHPLDGAEHILARNRDMSIAELVGSGQTDGFVKLAGLITGVDRRINKGGNPWAIITLSDHDASIEVLYFPKNYLLFAQEFIEDNAVAIRGRINERDGALSVFGEELVPLDISAAEHGGRPPVVLKVHERRVTPDLVRRLKSTILAHPGDTEVRLRMENRLGGTTLLRLNPTVENNTAFASEIKVLLGPDSWVV, encoded by the coding sequence GTGTCCACTGACAGCTTCGTCCACCTGCACGTGCACACCGAGTACTCGATGCTCGACGGTGCGGCGAAGAACGGCAAGATGTTCGCCGAAGTGGAACGCCTCGGGATGCCCGCGGTCGCGATGTCCGACCACGGCAATATGTTCGGGGCGTACGAGTTCTTCCACACCTCCAAGAAGCACCCCGTCAAGCCGATCATCGGCATCGAGGCGTACGTCGCGCCGAGCACGCGGCACAGCCGCAAGCCGGAGTTCTGGGCCGGCACCGGCACCCGCAACACCGACGACGCCGCGGGCGAGGGCGGCAAGGACGTGTCCGGCGGCGGCCGGTACACCCACATGACGATGTGGGCGCGGAACGCCGGCGGGCTGCGCAACCTCTTCCGGCTCTCGTCGCTGGCGTCGATCGAGGGCTACTACATGAAGCCCCGGATGGACCGCGAGCTGATCGCGCAGCACGCCGACGGCATCATCGCGACGACCGGCTGCCCCTCGGGCGAGGTGCAGACGCGGCTGCGCCTGGGCCAGTACGACGAGGCGGTCAAGGCCGCGGCGGCGTACCAGGACATCTTCGGGAAGGACAACTACTTCCTGGAGCTGATGGACCACGGGCTCGACATCGAGCGCACGGTCCGCGAGGACCTGCTGCGCATCGCCAAACAGCTCGACATCCCGCTGCTGGCGACGAACGACTCGCACTACGTCACCGAGGACCAGGCGGACGCGCACGACAACCTGCTGTGCGTCGGCGTCGGCAAGAACAAGGACGACCCGAACCGCTTCCGGTTCAACGGCTCGGGCTACTACCTGAAGTCCGCGGCCGAAATGCGCTCGCTGTTCGGCGAGTTGCCCGCCGCGTGCGACAACACGCTGGCGATCGCCGAGCGCATCGAGCCGTACGACGAGGTCTTCACCTACGTCGACCAGATGCCGCAGTTCGACGTCCCCGAGGGCGAGACGCAGGCCAGTTGGCTGCGCAAGGAGTGCGAGAAGGGCCTGCACCTGCGCTACGGCGCCAACCCGCCCCAGGAAATGCTCGAACGGCTCGACATGGAGCTGTCGGTCATCTCCCCGCTCGGCTTCGACTCGTACTTCCTCGTGGTCGCGGACATCTGCAAGTACGCCCGCGACAACGGCATCCCGGTCGGACCGGGCCGTGGCTCGGCGGCGGGTTCGCTGGTCGCGTACCTCACGCGCATCACCGAGCTGGACCCGATCGAGCACGGCCTGCTGTTCGAGCGGTTCCTGAACCCCGAGCGCGTCAGCCCCCCGGACGTCGACATCGACTTCGACGACCGTCAGCGCGACCAGATGGTCCGCTACGTGTCGGAGAAATACGGTGCGGAGTACACCGCGCAGGTCAACACCTTCGGCACGATCAAGGCGAAGGCGGCCGTCAAGGACGCGGCCCGCATCCTCGGCTTCCCGTTCTCGATGGGCGACCGCATCACCAAGGCGATGCCGCCGGACGTCATGGGCAAGGGCGTCCCGCTCGCCGACCTGTTCAACTCCGAACACCCGCGCTACAACGAGGGCATGGAGATCCGGGCGCTCTACGAGAGCGACCCCGAGGTCAAGCGCGTCGTCGACACCGGCATGGGCATCGAGGGCCTGATCCGCGGCACGGGTGTGCACGCCGCCGCGGTCATCCTGTCGCGCACGCCGCTGCTCGACCTGATCCCGCTGCACCGCCGCGACAAGGACGGCGTGATCATCACCGGCTTCTCGTACCCGCAGTGCGAGGAGATGGGCCTGATCAAGATGGACTTCCTGGGTCTGCGCAACCTGGGCATCATCGACCACGCCATCAAGATCATCAAGGAGAACCGGGGCGCCGACGTCAAGACGGAGGACATGCCCCTGGACGACCCGAAGACGTACGAACTGCTCGCCCGCGGCGACACCCTCGGCGTCTTCCAGCTCGACGGCGGGCCCATGCGCGCGCTGCTGAAGCTCATGAAGCCCACCGAGTTCGCCGACCTCTCGGCCGTGAGCGCCCTGTACCGGCCGGGGCCGATGGGCATGAACTCGCACATCAACTACGCGCTGCGCAAAAACGGCCAGCAGCCGATCGAGCCGATCCACCCCGAGCTGGAGGAACCGCTCAACGAGGTCCTCGGCCCCACCTACGGCCTGATCGTCTACCAGGAGCAGGTGCAGCTCGCGGCCCGGGTGCTCGCCGGCTACACGCTCGGCGGCGCGGACCTGCTGCGCCGGGCGATGGGCAAGAAGAAGAAAGAGGTCCTGGACAAGGAGTTCATCCCCTTCCAGGAAGGCATGCGCAAGAACGGCTACTCGGACGAGGCGATCCAGTCCGTGTGGGACGTCCTCGTCCCGTTCGCCGGGTACGCGTTCAACAAGTCGCACTCGGCGGCGTACGGCCTGGTCTCCTACTGGACCGCCTACCTCAAGGCCAACTACCCCGCGGAATACATGGCCGCCCTCCTGACCTCCGTCGGCGACGACAAGGACAAGATGGGCGTCTACCTCTCCGAGACGCGGCGCATGGGCATCAAGGTCCTGTCCCCCGACGTCAACGAGTCCGCGGTCGAGTTCACCGCCGTCGGCGACGACATCCGCTTCGGCCTGACCGCCGTGCGCAACGTGGGCGCGAACGTCGTCGAATCGCTCATGAAGACCCGCAAGGCCAAGGGCAAATACACGTCCTTCCAGGACTTCCTGTCCAAGGTCGAGATCACGGTGTGCAACAAGCGCACGATCGACTCGCTCATCAAGGCCGGCGCGTTCGACTCGCTCGGCCACACCCGCAAGTCGCTGTGCGCGGTGCACGAGAACGCCGTCGACGCCGTCATCGGGCTCAAGCGCCAGGAAGCCAACGGCCAGTTCGACCTCTTCGGCGGCGGGGGCGGCGACGAACCCGAGGACAAGCCCGCCGTCGGGCTCGACTTCAAGCTCTCCGACGACGAATGGTCACGCAAGCAACTGCTGTCCACCGAGCGGGAGATGCTGGGGCTGTACATCTCCAGCCACCCGCTCGACGGCGCCGAGCACATCCTCGCCCGCAACCGCGACATGTCGATCGCCGAGCTGGTCGGCTCCGGCCAGACCGACGGGTTCGTCAAGCTCGCCGGCCTGATCACCGGCGTCGACCGCCGCATCAACAAGGGCGGCAACCCGTGGGCGATCATCACGCTCTCCGACCACGACGCGTCGATCGAGGTGCTGTACTTCCCGAAGAACTACCTGCTGTTCGCACAGGAGTTCATCGAGGACAACGCCGTGGCGATCCGCGGGCGCATCAACGAACGCGACGGCGCCCTGTCCGTGTTCGGCGAGGAGCTGGTGCCGCTCGACATCTCCGCGGCCGAGCACGGCGGCCGGCCGCCGGTGGTGCTCAAGGTCCACGAGCGGCGGGTCACCCCCGACCTGGTCCGCCGTCTGAAGTCGACGATCCTCGCGCACCCCGGCGACACCGAGGTGCGGCTGCGCATGGAGAACCGGCTCGGCGGCACGACGCTGCTGCGCCTCAACCCGACCGTGGAGAACAACACGGCCTTCGCCTCGGAGATCAAGGTGCTGCTCGGCCCCGATTCGTGGGTGGTATGA
- a CDS encoding DUF6300 family protein yields MTADDPSASDAADEPTAWYGADALHDPYNDAETHRLHGMDLAVQSDAPVCRRCDGPGILETRVPHVWDNGYGEPLPCVRVLVLCPACDHGTPAAADLLALFTVDDRIGDANAEVFGDLVARWLAEATALPAHPATLEDSGD; encoded by the coding sequence ATGACCGCCGACGACCCGTCCGCCTCCGACGCCGCGGACGAGCCGACCGCGTGGTACGGCGCCGACGCCCTCCACGACCCGTACAACGACGCCGAGACGCACCGGCTGCACGGCATGGACCTGGCCGTGCAGTCGGACGCCCCGGTCTGCCGCCGCTGCGACGGCCCGGGGATTCTGGAGACGCGCGTCCCCCACGTCTGGGACAACGGCTACGGCGAACCCCTGCCGTGCGTCCGGGTCCTCGTGCTGTGCCCCGCGTGCGACCACGGCACCCCGGCCGCCGCCGACCTGCTCGCGCTGTTCACCGTCGACGACCGGATCGGCGACGCCAACGCCGAGGTCTTCGGCGACCTCGTCGCCCGATGGCTCGCCGAGGCCACCGCGCTGCCCGCGCACCCGGCGACGCTGGAGGACTCCGGCGACTGA
- a CDS encoding RNA-guided endonuclease InsQ/TnpB family protein → MTERVVKRAFRYRCYPTECQAAELSRTFGCVRLVYNKALHERTRAWEGERRRVSYAQTSAALTAWKKTPELGFLGEVSCVPLQQALRHVQTAFANFFARRARYPRFKSRKKSRASAEYTRSAFTWRDGRLTLAKTSGPLDIVWSRPMPEGAEPSTVTVSRDSAGRWFVSLLCDDTVAPAPPTSEAVGVDLGITSLATLSTGEKTDNPRHEQRDRERLARAQRNLARKATGSMNRAKARLTVARVHARIADRRRDHLHKLSTRLVRENQTIVIEDLSVRNMAKNRSLARAIADAGWRDLRAMLTYKSAWHGRELVVVDRWFPSSRLCSACGTVGARLPLDVREWTCACGTVHDRDVNAAKNILAAGPAVTVCGDGVRPQWKKSFPGGRRSAKQKHPQREP, encoded by the coding sequence GTGACAGAGCGTGTGGTGAAGCGGGCGTTCCGCTACCGCTGCTACCCGACGGAGTGTCAGGCGGCGGAGCTGTCGCGCACGTTCGGCTGTGTCCGCCTCGTCTACAACAAGGCCCTGCACGAACGCACCCGCGCCTGGGAGGGCGAGCGGCGTCGGGTCTCGTACGCGCAGACCTCGGCCGCGTTGACCGCGTGGAAGAAGACCCCGGAGTTGGGGTTTCTGGGCGAGGTGTCGTGTGTGCCGTTGCAGCAGGCGCTGCGGCATGTGCAGACCGCGTTCGCGAACTTCTTCGCGCGCCGGGCGCGGTACCCGAGGTTCAAGTCGCGGAAGAAGTCCCGGGCTTCTGCGGAGTACACCCGCTCCGCGTTCACCTGGCGCGACGGCCGGCTCACCCTGGCGAAGACGTCCGGGCCGCTGGACATCGTGTGGTCGCGTCCGATGCCCGAGGGCGCCGAGCCGTCGACCGTGACCGTGTCCCGCGACAGCGCGGGGCGGTGGTTCGTGTCCCTGCTGTGCGACGACACCGTCGCCCCCGCGCCGCCCACGAGCGAAGCGGTCGGAGTCGACCTGGGAATCACGTCGCTGGCGACCCTGTCGACCGGGGAGAAGACCGACAACCCCAGGCACGAGCAGCGCGACCGCGAACGCCTCGCCCGCGCGCAACGGAACCTCGCGCGCAAGGCCACGGGCTCGATGAACCGGGCGAAGGCCCGGCTCACGGTCGCGCGGGTGCACGCGCGGATCGCCGACCGGCGCCGCGACCACCTGCACAAGCTGTCGACTCGACTCGTTCGTGAAAACCAAACGATCGTGATCGAGGACCTGAGCGTCCGCAACATGGCCAAGAACCGCAGTCTCGCCCGCGCGATCGCGGACGCGGGGTGGCGGGATTTGCGGGCGATGCTCACGTACAAAAGCGCGTGGCATGGGCGCGAACTCGTCGTCGTGGACCGCTGGTTCCCGAGCAGCAGGCTGTGCTCGGCATGCGGGACAGTGGGCGCGAGGCTGCCGCTGGACGTGCGGGAGTGGACGTGCGCCTGCGGTACGGTCCACGACCGCGACGTGAACGCGGCGAAGAACATTCTGGCCGCCGGGCCGGCGGTGACAGTCTGTGGAGACGGTGTAAGACCTCAATGGAAGAAGTCCTTCCCGGGCGGGCGACGGTCGGCGAAGCAGAAACACCCACAGCGCGAGCCGTAG
- a CDS encoding ABC transporter ATP-binding protein yields the protein MVHANTDIALEIRRGEIFGLLGPNGAGKSTLVRQLTGLLRPDAGSIDLFGHDVVRSPDVAARLVAYLAQESAALDELTVALAIETTARLRALGTAPARAARAAVVEELGLGDLAARPLKDLSGGERRLACVAATLVGDRPVLVLDEPTVGMDPVARRAVWAAIDRRRADRGTTVLLVTHNVIEAETVLDRVAVLDEGRIIACDTPGGLKAAAGDEVRLELVWRGDPPLDEPAVARLARDAVRVGRRWTTRTDPATARELLAAVTSGPAFVVLDDFTLTTPSLEDAYLALGGRHEGLAK from the coding sequence ATGGTGCACGCGAACACCGACATCGCCCTGGAGATCCGCCGCGGCGAGATCTTCGGGCTGCTCGGCCCCAACGGCGCCGGCAAGTCCACGCTCGTCCGGCAGTTGACCGGCCTGCTGCGGCCCGACGCGGGCAGCATCGACCTGTTCGGCCACGACGTCGTCCGCAGCCCCGACGTCGCCGCGCGCCTGGTCGCCTACCTCGCCCAGGAGTCCGCGGCACTCGACGAACTGACCGTCGCCCTCGCGATCGAGACCACCGCCCGGCTGCGCGCCCTCGGCACCGCCCCGGCCCGCGCCGCGCGCGCCGCCGTCGTCGAGGAACTGGGTCTCGGCGACCTGGCCGCACGCCCGCTCAAGGACCTGTCCGGCGGCGAGCGCCGCCTCGCCTGCGTCGCGGCCACCCTGGTCGGCGACCGCCCGGTCCTGGTCCTCGACGAACCGACGGTCGGCATGGACCCGGTCGCCCGCCGCGCGGTCTGGGCCGCCATCGACCGCCGGCGCGCCGACCGCGGCACCACGGTGCTGCTGGTCACCCACAACGTCATCGAGGCCGAGACGGTCCTCGACCGCGTCGCCGTGCTCGACGAGGGCCGCATCATCGCGTGCGACACCCCCGGCGGTCTCAAGGCCGCGGCCGGCGACGAGGTGCGCCTCGAACTCGTCTGGCGGGGCGACCCCCCGCTCGACGAACCGGCGGTGGCCCGCCTCGCCCGCGACGCGGTCCGCGTCGGCCGGCGGTGGACCACGCGCACCGACCCCGCCACCGCCCGCGAGCTGCTGGCCGCGGTGACCTCCGGGCCCGCGTTCGTGGTGCTCGACGACTTCACCCTGACGACGCCGAGCCTGGAGGACGCGTACCTCGCCCTCGGCGGGCGGCACGAGGGGCTGGCCAAGTGA
- a CDS encoding mechanosensitive ion channel family protein, protein MDVWEILRPLIVLVAVLALTGVATWLLAKVAREVQTRRPTSGPLWPMLRRSRASCVVTLATVLALLAEPAADLPHDTSETVRHILVLAVIGSCAWLAIHAANVLVNTSFEKYAAVATDTGKVRRVRTQIDLIRRVGSALVAVVAIASMIMTFPGMKTIGTSLLASAGLFGVVAGLAAQSTLANLFAGLQIAFSDMVRIGDSVVVDKQMGTVEEITLTYLVVNTWDQRRVVMPVSYFTGRPFENWSRTDTRMTGTVFLHLDHSTPVGELREELHRILKDSGLWDGQGWSLYVTDTTPTTIVVRAVVTARDSDDVWTLRCEVREKLLDFIRRKHPYALPRVPTSAASVPAYGDGSDAYEQQPRSAHIPAPAGPKRFVELAKRPRVDLDKH, encoded by the coding sequence GTGGACGTCTGGGAGATCCTTCGCCCCCTGATCGTTCTGGTCGCGGTCCTCGCCCTCACCGGCGTCGCCACGTGGCTTCTCGCGAAAGTCGCCCGCGAGGTGCAGACCCGGCGGCCGACCTCGGGCCCGCTGTGGCCGATGCTGCGCCGCTCGCGCGCGTCCTGCGTGGTGACGCTCGCGACCGTCCTCGCGCTGCTCGCCGAGCCCGCCGCGGATCTGCCGCACGACACCAGCGAAACGGTCCGCCACATCCTGGTCCTGGCCGTCATCGGGTCGTGTGCCTGGCTCGCGATCCATGCCGCGAACGTCCTGGTGAACACGTCGTTCGAGAAGTACGCGGCCGTCGCGACGGACACCGGAAAGGTCCGGCGCGTCCGCACCCAGATCGACCTGATCCGGCGCGTCGGCTCGGCCCTGGTCGCGGTCGTCGCGATCGCGTCGATGATCATGACGTTCCCCGGTATGAAGACCATCGGCACATCGCTGCTGGCGTCCGCGGGCCTCTTCGGCGTCGTCGCGGGCCTCGCGGCCCAGAGCACCCTGGCGAACCTCTTCGCGGGCCTCCAGATCGCGTTCAGCGACATGGTGCGCATCGGCGACTCGGTCGTCGTCGACAAGCAGATGGGCACCGTCGAGGAGATCACGCTCACCTACCTCGTGGTCAACACCTGGGACCAGCGGCGCGTCGTCATGCCGGTCTCGTACTTCACCGGCCGCCCGTTCGAGAACTGGTCGCGCACCGACACCCGCATGACCGGAACGGTGTTCCTGCACCTGGACCACTCGACCCCGGTGGGCGAACTGCGCGAGGAGCTGCACCGCATCCTGAAGGACTCCGGCCTGTGGGACGGCCAGGGCTGGAGCCTCTACGTCACCGACACGACCCCGACCACGATCGTGGTGCGCGCCGTCGTGACGGCCCGCGACTCCGACGACGTGTGGACACTGCGCTGCGAGGTCCGCGAGAAGCTCCTCGACTTCATCCGCCGCAAGCACCCCTACGCCCTGCCGCGCGTACCGACCTCCGCGGCGAGCGTCCCGGCGTACGGGGACGGCAGCGACGCCTACGAGCAGCAGCCCCGGTCCGCGCACATCCCGGCGCCCGCCGGCCCCAAGCGCTTCGTCGAACTTGCCAAGCGCCCCCGGGTCGACCTCGACAAGCACTGA